Below is a window of Thermodesulfitimonas autotrophica DNA.
AAAGCCTGCGCTATAAAGTGCCAACGAACCGTTAAATCGTCCGAGGAAAAGCCATACACATAGGACCACAAGCTCCGTTGCAACCGTTCAGGTAACTCGCGCTCTAAAAAATTCCCCAATATCTTCCCTAAAGTAGAGATTTCTTCCGCAGTATACCAAGTTCGCCTTCCTAAAATTTTTGCTTGCGACACAGGAAGATAGGCTTCTGTAAGCCACCCATAATACCGAGCAGGCATTACTCTAACCAATTGATTCCCTTGTATAATACACCGGCTAGCATATTTTAAATTAGTGGCAGTAGGATACACTAGGCGGGATAAAAATAAACAAATCTCCAACGGGTGGAGTTCCTTCCAAAGAGGCTTTTTCCACACGTGGCCCTTTTCGTGTTCAATGGCTGGATTTTCAAGTATAAATGCTCCGCTCAGATTATCTAAGTAAGAAGCAATTTTAAAATTATAACCAGCCGGTTCACAGCTTTCCATTATCGTAGAAAAATTTTTTGCGATTACCGTAAACACTGAATATTCCCCAGCTTTACGCGCTCTGGTGGTAATATACCAAAGACGATGAAAGCGTTCACCATCCGCTCGTTCAAATACCAAAAAAGGCTCGTCCCGCATTTCTTCCGGAAACTTCTCTCCAGGCGAACTCATAATAAGTAGTATATCTAAACCTTCCACCGTTACCTACTTTCCCTTCTTGCTTTTCGAATAGCCTGTTTTCTATGACCTGCACACCCTGCACGGCCTGTACCCCGCCTTAATAGCCTCTTCCCGGCTCCCGAACTCCACCCGGTTCGCCGGGCTTATCTTCTGCGCCCACCTGCAGCCCGCCCGGTGGAATATCTTCGTCCGCCTGTTGCCGACGTAGAGCGCCTTGCCCGCGGGCTTCGCGACCGCCGGGGCGCCCCACAGGCCCTTGCCCTTCTCCCGCGCCTCCCGCTGGAACTTCACGAAGATGTCGGCGTACTTCACGTTGGGAGGAACCGTCATCACCTGGGCGTACCCGTTCAGGAGGAGCTCCGCGTTGTATATCCTGGCGCGGACTTCTTTTTCCGTGAACGCCGCCGGCGGGGAGAGCCACACATAGGCCAGGAGCCTGCCGTACTTGTCCCTTTGCTGAACGTCGAACTCCAGCCAGACCTTTCTCTTCAGCAGCCGCTTCCTGGTGTAGGCCGCGGCCTGCTTGCCGTAAGGCTGCTCCCTGATGCCCAGGTCGGGGTGGCTGATCTCGGGCGTGTTGACGCCGATGAGCCGCACGCGCTCGTCCCGGCCGTTCAGCCTGACGTGAACGGTGTCGCCGTCGGAGACGTGAGTTACGACCGCCTGCAAGAGCTTCGGCTTCCCGGCGGCCTCAGACTTGGAGGCGCAGCCGGAGAGGAGGAGCAGGACGAAGAGCGCCAGCAGGAATGGGATAAAACGTTTCGGCCGCAAGGAAAGCACCGTCCTTTTTCAAACCCGGAAAAGTTTTCGAGGTCAACTTTCCCTATACAAAGCTTAACAAACCCTAACTTCGTATTCAGGTACTCGCTGTGCAGGTTCATCGGCTTTTAGCCTCCCCGACGGCTACCTCCATCGCCGTCTGGCCGGACGGCACCCCTCGAAAGGGGACGCCCTTAACCTGGAAGGGCGTGCGGCCGCCGTCCGCATCCCAGCGTTTTCCGTCTCGCGGGAACAACCCCTGCACGGCAGGACCACGGTCTCCTTAAACGGAGGCACAGGCATTCTTCCCTTGAGCGCATGCCGGGTGGGGGAGTTACCCCACCTACCCGCCGCCCCCTTGCCCCCTGTACCAACGGTTGCCGGGGCCCCGGGCGGCCCCGGCGGGAGAGAGCGATGGGCTTTAATTGCCGGATATTTAACCTGTCTTCCCGAACATGAAAACTAGCCAGTCTTCCGGCCGCCAGCGCTGGGTTAAATATCCTTCCCTGACCGCCCGCTTCCGGGCCGCTTTGAAGAGGCCGAAAAACTTACCCCAGAGCCTGAAGTGCCGCCATCCTTCCTTCGGCGACAGCACCTCCATAAGCTCCCGGGGCATCTTCTCGGCGTATCCCAGCGCCCGGCGGGCTATCACCAGGGCCGCCGCCTGGTGGGCGCTCAAACCGTAAGTTTCGGCGTACTTGAAATAGCCGATGAGGGAAGTAAACCTGGCGGAAACGGTGAACACCGCGACGCCGCGCTTCCGCAGGGCCACGACAATGCGGTTGAAAAGGAGCTTTTTGCAAAAGTTGTGGGTTATGCGGTTAAAATACCGGTTCGTGTCGTGGTCCCGGGCGAAAGCGAGCTCTTCCAGGGCGACCTGCTTTACGCCCAGGCCTTCCAGCCAGTTGGCTATTTCTTTGGCCAAGTTGCCAGCAAGCCATTCCCGTTTTTCGTGGGAAACGTGGACCAGTTCTGGGCACCAGAAGCAGCGGGAGGCCTTGAAGTTGCCGTTGGGGGAAACCACCGTCACGGCTGCTACCTCTGGGTTCAGGTCTATTCCCGCCATGATAGAATCCTTGTCCACGGGCACGGTATCGCCCAGGGGAAAGGAAATGAGGCATTCGAACCTGCCGTCTTTCCGCACTACCCGCACCGTGTAGGCTTCTCCCTTGAGGAGACGCAAGATGAGAAGGTTCCGGTAGCGGGCGGGGATTTCCAGCGGCACAGTGACCCATTCTTCTTCCTTTCTCCTACGCCCGGTTTTATTTTCCGGCTCCGGCGGTATGTAGACGTTGAGATAGAAGGTGTCGGTTAAATCGTGATAAACGATTTCTGTGTTGGCGTTGCCGTGCTGCCCTTCCAGCCCTTTCATGTTGGCCTGGCCCACGGAATAAAATGCGTTGGACCGCATCTCCCGCCATTCTTCTTTAGAAAGTTTCCCTTCCTGGAGGAGGAGCAGGTTTTTCTTGCCCCCGAAAACGGCGGGCGGCACCTCGTTCCTTTCCAGAAAGCCCTGCCAGTAGGCAAGTTTGGTCCGGAGCTTGTTCAGCCTGGCCAGGATACCCTGGCAGTGAAGCCTGTCCTTGGTGCGATCAAGTTTTTCTTCAGATTTCTCTATTTTGGCTTCCAGGTCGGAGACATACATCTTCACCAGTTCTTTCTGGCTCTCTATGGCGGCCTTCGCGTCTTCTACCGCCCACTGGCACCAGCGGGCGTTGGGAAAAAACTTTTCGTAGAGAGTTTTGACAATTTCCCCGGTTTCCTTCCCGCGCCTCAAGGCCTGGTAGGCGGAACGCTTGGCCGCTTGAAAACGGCCCATAAAGGAGACCAGCTCCTCCCGGGCGGCGGCGTCGGGGTATATTCTTCCTGGCACGGTCATCATGTCAATCGGCTTGCTCGCCCTTGGACGCATCGAGCATGGCCTCCTTCACTTTTTTGCGAAACTCTCTGCTCCGCGAACCGTAGAGCTTGGCGGAAAAAACGGTCAGAATGGAAAGCATGTCCTGTACCAGCTCTTCGTGCAGGGATTTCGGCTCTTCCCCGTTCACTACCTCTACTCTCACGCCGAAGGCGTTAAAATAACGCTCGATATAGGTGAACCCGAACCGGGCCAGCCGGTCTTTGAACTCGATTGCCACCAGATCCATCTTGCCTTCGCGGGCCATGCGGAAAAGCCGGGCCAGACCTTTGCGTTTCTCGTTCAGCCCGGACCCCTGCTCCGCTATGGCGGCCACTACTTGATAGCCCTTGTCCCGGCAGTATTTTTCCAGACGTTTTTTCTGCCGCTCCAGGTTGCCGGCTCCAGCCTGTTTTGCACTGGACACGCGGGCATAAATAACGGCACGAATGCCTGAAGTGGCTTCTCCGCCCAGAAGGCGCAGAACCTCGCTCCTGGGAAAACGCCTTTGGCCTGAAGGCATGCGGACGCACCGGATCTTACCTTCCTTTTCCCAGCGGCGCAGGGTGATGGGGTGGACGCCCAGTATTTCAGCGGCTTTGCGCAACGGGTAGTGTTCTTCTAAATCAGGTTTCATAATTTAAGTATAGCATTGATTAGGAAAGGAGGCAACTGTTGGTTGGACACCCGGCGGGATTTTCCTGCAGAGTCTTGGATCCTTTCCCTCCACATCCGCCACGCCGCAATCGCAATCCAGCACCCGGCCAACTCTTCTTCCCGCTCCCGCGCTCGCCATTCCTGCCGACTTTGGACATGCCCGCATCCCTTCTCAAAGATACAGCCTCCTGATCGTCTCCCGCAGCATCCGGGCGTTCTGGACCGCCTGGCCGCGCGGGTGGTTGTTGAAGGCGACGAAAGTTCTCTTAGATCCCTCGGCCACGGACCTGACCCGCGGCACCCACTCTTCGAGTTCTTCCTGCGAATAGAGGTAATCGTAGCGTTCCCACGCTTCCCCGTGCCGCCACCACTTCGCGGCGTTGCGCCCGTGGAAGCGGACGTAGGCGAAGTCCGCGGTCCGCACGGCCACCGGGCCGACCAGTCCCTTGAGCCGCGGCTCGTCCACGCAGACATAGGCGAAGTTAAGAGAGCGCAGGAGGTCGAAGGTCGACTGCTCCACCCAGCTTGCGTGCCGGAACTCCACGGCGGCGGGAACATCCGGGAAGAGCTCCCGGAGACGCGCAAGGTAATCCCTGTTCCCGGGGCTGTTGGGGAAGGAGAAGGGAAACTGGAAGAGCACCGCGCCTAGCTTTCCCGCCTCCTCCAGGGGCTGCAGCACCGCCCGGAACTTCCCGGCGTGGCCGGTAAACTCCGCCTCCCTCTCGTGGGTGAGGGACCCGTGCGCCTTCACCGCGAAAACGAAGCCCTCCGGGGTCTTCTTGACCAGGGCCTCCATCACGCGCGCCGGCGGGATGTGGTAGAAGGTGGAGTTGACCTCGGTGAAGGAAAACTCCCGCGTGTAGTACTCCAGCATCTTCCCTTTAGCCAGACGGAGGGGATAGAAGGCACCGCGCCAGTCGTCGTAGCTGTAGCCGGAGGTGCCGATCAGGATTTCCGGATGCACGCCGACCTCTCCTTTGCAGGAAGGGTTCGATAAATACCGGAAGTTTCCTCTTTTCGCAGTCGTCTTTGAATAAAGAAAAAAAAGGGGCGCACGCGCGTGCGCCCCTTTGGTGGTGCCATTCTTTTTCGATCCGGCTAACGTCCCTTAGAATTTTTTCTCTTACACAGCAACCTGCACCAGAGTCCCAGCTGCTCTGGAGGCGCGGACGTCGATTATCCGCTGGTTTTTAGAGCCGCGGAAAGGAAGGGTGAGGTCGCGTTCAGCCAGGACGAAGGGGCCGTCGATGAGGATGTCGGTCACCGCCAGCAGCTCCCGGACTCCTTTTTCCGCCATCGTCTGGAGCTCCTCGTAAGTGTAGCCCGTGTAAGTGACGATATTATAGCCCTCTTCGCGCAGCGCCCGCCCTAAAACCGCGAAAGCACCTGCCTGCAGAAAGGGGTCCCCGCCGGAGAAGGTGACGCCCTTCAGGAGCGGGTTGCGGCTGATATCGGCTAACAACTCCGCCGCCGTGATCTCGTAGCCGCCCGCCGGGTCCCAGGTTTCCGGGTTGTGGCACCCCTTGCAATGATGCGGGCACCCCTGAGCGAAGATAACGTAGCGCAGACCCGGCCCGTCCACCACGCTCTCGCGGACTACACCGGCGATGCGCAAAGTTTCGGGCGCGCTTCTGAACATACCTGCAGAACCCCCCTTTTGATTGGTTTTGGGGAGCAGGCCGAAACCCGCCCCCCCAATCTGGAAAGCTACCGCTACTAATGCACCACTTCCGGCCGGCCTAAGTGCACCACCCTGCTCTTCAGTTCCGCCACTTTCGCGTCGTTGAAGCGGTCCACCGTCGAGAGGTAGCCGGTGATGCGGCGCACCCTTCTGATCGAAGTCGAGCCGCACTTGGGGCAGTTGTCCCCTAAAACGCCGCTGAAGCTGCACTCCTGACAGAAGTCCACGGGGAAATTCACCCCTACGTAGCCCATGTCGCACTTGGCCATATGCCGGATGATCGCCTCCACCGCCTCGGGGTTGTGCACCGGCGGCGAGGGAAGCTCCACGTAGCTGATGTGCCCGGCGTTGCAGAACTTGTGGTAGGGGCCCTCAAGTTCGATCTTTTTGAAGGCCTCGATGGGGAAGTGAACCGGAACGTGGAAAGAGTTGGTGTAGTACTCCCGGTCGTTAACCCCGGGCACGATCCCGAACTCCTTGCGGTCGAGCTTCACGAACCGGCCGGCAAGACCCTCGGCAGGCGTCGCCAGCAACGTGTAGTTGAGGTTGTAATCCTCACAGGCGGCATCGATCTTTTCGCGGAGAAAGCGGACAATCTCCAGACCCAGCTGCTGCGCCTCCTCATCCTGGCCGTGGTGCTTCCCCGTGAGCGCCACGAGCGCCTCGGCCAGCCCGATGAAGCCGAGCGCCAGGGTCCCGTGCTTCACCGCCTCGGCGATCGGATCCTCTGGTTTCAAGCCTGCGGCACCCAGGTAAAGGCCTTGCCCCATTACGAAAGGCAGGTCCTTCACTTTCAGGCGCGCCTGGACCGTGTAGCGGTGGTAGAGCTGCCGGATACCAAGCTCCGCTACTTCGTCAAGTAAGGCGTAAAACTTCTGGATATTCCCCGCTGCCTTGAGCGCCACCCGCGGCAGGTTGATGGTGGTGAAGGAGAGATTGCCGCGCCCCTCGGTCACCTCCGGGCCGCGTCGGTTGGCCATAACCCGGCTCCGGCACTGGCCTATATGGATGAAGGAGCACATCATAAACCCGGAAGCGGTCGTTACGCAGTAGCTCGGTTTGGTCCCGTTCGTTGTGAGGGGCCGGATTTCCACTACGCTTACTATTTCGGGTTCCTTCATCCGCGCGGGCTTCCGGAAGTTTTCCTTCCG
It encodes the following:
- a CDS encoding thermonuclease family protein, whose product is MLSLRPKRFIPFLLALFVLLLLSGCASKSEAAGKPKLLQAVVTHVSDGDTVHVRLNGRDERVRLIGVNTPEISHPDLGIREQPYGKQAAAYTRKRLLKRKVWLEFDVQQRDKYGRLLAYVWLSPPAAFTEKEVRARIYNAELLLNGYAQVMTVPPNVKYADIFVKFQREAREKGKGLWGAPAVAKPAGKALYVGNRRTKIFHRAGCRWAQKISPANRVEFGSREEAIKAGYRPCRVCRS
- a CDS encoding transposase; protein product: MRPRASKPIDMMTVPGRIYPDAAAREELVSFMGRFQAAKRSAYQALRRGKETGEIVKTLYEKFFPNARWCQWAVEDAKAAIESQKELVKMYVSDLEAKIEKSEEKLDRTKDRLHCQGILARLNKLRTKLAYWQGFLERNEVPPAVFGGKKNLLLLQEGKLSKEEWREMRSNAFYSVGQANMKGLEGQHGNANTEIVYHDLTDTFYLNVYIPPEPENKTGRRRKEEEWVTVPLEIPARYRNLLILRLLKGEAYTVRVVRKDGRFECLISFPLGDTVPVDKDSIMAGIDLNPEVAAVTVVSPNGNFKASRCFWCPELVHVSHEKREWLAGNLAKEIANWLEGLGVKQVALEELAFARDHDTNRYFNRITHNFCKKLLFNRIVVALRKRGVAVFTVSARFTSLIGYFKYAETYGLSAHQAAALVIARRALGYAEKMPRELMEVLSPKEGWRHFRLWGKFFGLFKAARKRAVREGYLTQRWRPEDWLVFMFGKTG
- a CDS encoding IS607 family transposase gives rise to the protein MRKAAEILGVHPITLRRWEKEGKIRCVRMPSGQRRFPRSEVLRLLGGEATSGIRAVIYARVSSAKQAGAGNLERQKKRLEKYCRDKGYQVVAAIAEQGSGLNEKRKGLARLFRMAREGKMDLVAIEFKDRLARFGFTYIERYFNAFGVRVEVVNGEEPKSLHEELVQDMLSILTVFSAKLYGSRSREFRKKVKEAMLDASKGEQAD
- a CDS encoding DUF72 domain-containing protein, encoding MHPEILIGTSGYSYDDWRGAFYPLRLAKGKMLEYYTREFSFTEVNSTFYHIPPARVMEALVKKTPEGFVFAVKAHGSLTHEREAEFTGHAGKFRAVLQPLEEAGKLGAVLFQFPFSFPNSPGNRDYLARLRELFPDVPAAVEFRHASWVEQSTFDLLRSLNFAYVCVDEPRLKGLVGPVAVRTADFAYVRFHGRNAAKWWRHGEAWERYDYLYSQEELEEWVPRVRSVAEGSKRTFVAFNNHPRGQAVQNARMLRETIRRLYL
- the nrdG gene encoding anaerobic ribonucleoside-triphosphate reductase activating protein codes for the protein MFRSAPETLRIAGVVRESVVDGPGLRYVIFAQGCPHHCKGCHNPETWDPAGGYEITAAELLADISRNPLLKGVTFSGGDPFLQAGAFAVLGRALREEGYNIVTYTGYTYEELQTMAEKGVRELLAVTDILIDGPFVLAERDLTLPFRGSKNQRIIDVRASRAAGTLVQVAV